Below is a window of Nitrospinota bacterium DNA.
AATCAAAATCTTTCAAAGAGTGAAAAAATGACTTATTCGGGGAAAAATTACATTATAAATACTGTTGATTTATCAGAAGACGGTGATTTAGTAGCATTTACAAGAGAAAAAAGTCTGATTGAAATAAACGAAAAACATAAACTCTATACAAAGTCCTCAAAAAATGGCTATTTAGATAGTTTGGTAAGAGACATTGCTTTTACAGAAATTGCAAATGATTATAGCGATGGTAACTTAATTATTTTTAACCAAGTCTTTAATGAAATAGCTAGAATATCTGCTCAGATATTTTCTTAATATTAAGTAATACAATATGATTGAAGATAAAGAAGATCTTTTAACGAAGTCTTTCATAAAAGGTTTTATCGAACAAAAGTTTATCCATCATTTTCCTTCTCTTGTAAATTATTCTCAAGATAAATTATTTAGAAAAATAATAATGTATGTTTCAGACTTATATATAGAGAACAGGTCTCTTGAGAATACTGCTAAAAGGTTAGAGATTGAACCAAGATTGTTGAGAGACTTTTTATTGAAGGCCGATAATTTAAATGTGATTAATTATAAATATTTAAAATACAAATCTAAGAAGAAAGATTCTAATTTAGAACTATTTGATAAAGATTACAGCATAAAAAAATTAGATAATATAAAGCTGAACTATGAATATTGGAGAAAAGAAGAAACAAAACGGATTGTAAAACTTTTAAAGAAAAGTTATTCAATTAAAGATGTTGCAAAATCAATGAATATGTCTTTTATGACTATAAGGAATATGTTATTTGCAGAATACAAATGTAATAATATTACTCAACTTAGAAAGAAATTAAAAATTAAAAGACCTCTCTCACAAAAAAAAATAGAAAAGTTAAAGAAAGTAAAGAAACTTTATGACAAACTCCATACACTACAGAAGACAGCAAATGCTTTGGGTATTACTAGAGAAAGAGTAAGACAGTTGCTTAGAGATGGGGAAAAATATGGTATTTTTAAATATGAAATATTTAGAGAAAAAAAGTTTGAGGAACTACTACAAATTTATAATAGAGATTACTTAGTTAGAGAGATAAAAACGACTATTAGTCCATCTAAAATATGCTTGAGATTAGGTATAACAGAAAGAGAATATTATAACTTATTAGAATATTATAATATAGATTCAAAAGAATATCGTAGATTAGCAAGAATGGGAAAATGGGTAGAGAAATATACTCAAATAGTTGATACTTTAGGACATCATCCTAGCACTTATGAAATGAGCACAAGAAAAGATTGGAAAACCGTTTGGTCTAAAATTACTAAATATTGGGGAAATATCGATAATTTTAGAAAAGAATTTGGAATTGAGAAGCCAAAACATAAAATTCATCCCAATACAAGACAGGCCTGGAAGAATATGATTGAGAGAAAAAAAGAAATTAAAAGGGAGAATAAAAGAAAAATGCTTGATATTATAAAGGAAGATGGTCCTATTGGTTCTAAATCTATTATGAATAAATTTGGATTTAAACGTGCCAACGTTTTAATATATATAAATGAATTATTAGAAGAAAATTTAATTACAAGAATAGGTAGTAATGTAAGCACTAAATATATAGCAAATTAAATTTTATGAATAACACAAATAGATTTTAGTTAGAATCAAATTATAAAAGAGATAAAAAATATTTATAAATTGTATATAATAATAAATATTGTTTAATTTAAATTGAGGGTTAAATTATGGAAAGAAAGGATAACAAATGAGTATTGAGAAGAAAAAATTTAATAATTCAGAAAAAGCAATTAGATTTTTGGAAAATTTAGCATTTAGCAATGATAATTATATCTTTCGAGGACATCCAAGTAGTAAATATAGGCTACAAACTACTTATTATCGGCATACTTTAAAATATTATAGTGAAGAATATAGAACTACTATTAATATTGATTTTGACATAAATACAATAATTGACAAGTTTAGAACTGGTCTTGTAAGAAACGATATACCAATTCCTTTTGATGAGGTAGAGTTTAGAGAGAATCAAGATTGGCTTGAATATGCCCGTCATTATGGAGTCCCTATTCCTTGTCTTGATTTTACATACTCCCCATACATAGCCTTATTCTTTGCTTTTAATGAATTACATATATCTCACAAAGAAAAAGGCATAGAAAAGTATGTGGTTGTATATGCTTTAAATTTAAATTCACTTTCTTTTTGGTGGTGTAAATTAGACCTTGAAAAATTGAAGAGAAGGTTAAATAAAGAGTCAAAAGAGTTAACAAAAAAAGATTATGATAGAAATTTAAGAGATTGCTTAAATGCGTTTTTAAATCCTAATCTTGAAAGAAAGTTGGGTCACCGTTTTCCTGAGAATGAAATAATATTTATTCCTTATCCAAGTAGATATAACAAAAGAATGCAGAAACAGGCAGGAGCGCTGTTATATGATACCTTAAATCACAAAAGTTATGATTGTGAAGACTTAGAAGGAGTTTTAGAAAACATAAAAGAAACACCTGAAGTTTTACCAGATCGTTCTGAAAAGATATCTAACACTTTAACAAAAATATTCATAAATAAGAAATGTGCTAAAGATGTATTTCAGAGGTTAGAATTAATGGAAATAAATGGAGGAAAATTATTTCAGGATGAAAATGGAGTAAGGATGGACGTAGTTAATACATTTCACTATAGCCCCAAAACAAGCTATTTAAGAGATATTTCTCTCTATAAATATTAAGACCTTAAAAAAATTATATTACTAATTAATTTAATAGAATTATGGTCTTTTCTGAGAATATAAAAAAGGAAGTAAGAGAAAAATCAGCTTTTCAGTGCTGTATTTGTCAATCTGTAATACCAGATGTTCATCATATTATTCCTCAAGAAGAGGGGGGTTCTGATACAATAGACAATGCAGCTCCTTTATGTCCAAATTGTCATAGGCAACTTGGTAATAATCCTGATCATAGAAAAGTGATTATTCAAGCAAGAGACTGGTGGTATAAGGTTTGCGAGAAAAGGTTTTCGAATGATAGCGAAACTTTTGAAATGATTAGAGAGATCCATAAAATGCTTCAAAATGTTCAACTTACCAATACAGAGCTGGATGATTTAAAAAAGATATTGAAAGATATGAATGATAAAAATATTGACAATTTAACGGATAAAACAAAATTTGTAACAGCATCAAAAGTAGTTAAAGCATCAACCTGGTCTCAAGAAGAATCCGATGATGATTTTACATATTCAACTTATTGTAAACGATGTGGCTATCAAGCTTTTGGATGGAGACATCGTTCTGAAAAATGCCCAGATTGCGGCAACATTATTGAATAATTCATTTTGAATAAATTATTCAACTCTTTTCGTTGATTCCCAAAAATTAGAAATTTAAAATTATATTTGACAGTATAATTTAATTAGGTATTAACTTCTCTTTCCACCCTTTTGCTTTTTAGGGATTTTTCCAGAGAATGAGGAGAAAGAGGGAGGGTGTTTGAACGAAGAGAGTTTCCTTCCTCGCCGAATGAACGCAGAAAAATTCCGTAAAGAAAAGCAACGGGGCACCCTTCTTTAGTTACCTTTCTTGGGTGTGCAAGAAAGGTAAAAAGGATTTGCTTTTACCCCTCCTTTCGCCTATCCTTAAAAAATCATGAATAAAAAGCCGATTATCATATTTGACGGGATATGCAAGCTCTGTAATTTCGCTATCGATTTTATCCTTAAGAGAGATCAAAAAAAGGTCTTTATTTTTTTACCCAACCAAGTTATGGCAGGTAAAAAGATTCTTGAGAGATTCGAAATAAAAGATTTGGAAGTAAAGTCCGTCTATCTTATTGAAGATAATGAGATTTATCATCAGTCCACTGCCATTTTGCGTATCTTGAAAAGGCTCTCCTTCCCGTGGAATTTAGGCTATGTCTTTATTGTTATTCCAAGACCGATTCGAGATTTTATTTACAATATCATAGCCAAAAATCGATACCAATGGTTCGGAAAGAGGGATGTCTGTAGAGTTTTAAGCGAAGAGGAAAAAGGTCGTTTTCTCCTCTAAAACCCTTTTTGAATTTCAAATCAATGTTATCTATCAATGTTAATCTTTGACACTTCTTAAGTTTGATAATAACCTTTATTATAATAACAGCAGAAAATTTTGTATTTTTCTGGAATATTTGAGAGTTTTTTGATAATAATTTTAATAATAAGCAAAGGAGAAACCAATGGGAAGGATATTTAATGATATAACAGAGACCATTGGAAGAACACCTCTGGTCAGGTTAAACAGGATAACCAAAGATATAGAAGCAACAATCGTGGCAAAGCTTGAGTTCTTTAACCCCTTACACAGCGTAAAGGATAGAATCGGTGTCAGCATGATTGAGAGGGCTGAGCGGGATGGATACATCAATAAGGATACGGTTATTATTGAACCGACGAGCGGAAACACAGGAGTGGCTCTTGCCTTTGTGGCTGCTGCCAAGGGATACAGACTCATTTTAACCATGCCTGAGACCATGACCATTGAGAGAAGAAAGATCCTGAGGGCACTTGGAGCAGAGCTTGTTCTAACCCCTGGTCCAGAGGGTATGCCAGGCGCAATAAAAAAGGCTGAAGAGCTTCAAAAGGAGTATCCTCATTCATTTATGCCCCAGCAGTTCAAAAATCCAGCCAATCCTGAAATTCACAGAAAAACCACAGCAGAAGAGATATGGAATGATACAGATGGGAAGGTGGATATTTTCGTATCAGGGGTTGGGACAGGGGGAACCATTACAGGGGTTTCTGAGGTAATAAAGAAGAGAAAACCGTCTTTTAAGGCAATTGCAGTGGAACCAGAGGCCTCACCCGTCCTCTCAGGCGGAAAGCCTTCTCCCCATAAGATTCAGGGTATTGGTGCGGGTTTTGTTCCTGATGTCCTAAACAGGGATATGATTGATGAGATCATTCAGGTGAGCAATGACAATGCCTTTGAAATGGCAAAGAGGCTTGCAAAGGAAGAGGGTATCTTTGCAGGAATCTCCTCAGGCGCTATTTTATGGGCTGCACTGGAAGTGGCAAAGCGAGGGGAGAATAAAGGAAAACTAATTGTTTTTGTTGTCTGCGATACAGGGGAGAGATATCTGAGTACTCCAATAGCAGAGGAAGCTTAAGTCATATGGACCTTAAAGATAAGGTAGCTTTGATAACAGGAAGCTCCAGGGGATTGGGTAAAGGGGTTGCGCTTGCCCTATCAAGGGAAGGTACTAAGGTGGTTATCAATTACCACAGGGATGATGGCCCTGCAAAGGGTGTTGTTGAAAAGATAAAAAGGGATGGGGGAGAGGCAATCTCCATAAAGGCAAACGTTACCAGACCAGAAGAGGTGGAGAGGCTGATATCGGAAATAAAATCAAAGTATGGAAGGCTCGATATCCTTATCAATAATGTCGGGCACTTTTTATTCAAAAAGGTCACGGATTTAAGCATAGATGAGTGGAAAAGTTCACTCGAGAGCAATCTCAACAGCGTCTTTTACTGCACGAAATACGCCCTCCCATTGATGGTGGAAGGTGGATGGGGGAGGATTATCAATATCGCCTTTGCAAGGGGAGATTTGATCTATGCAAAGCCAATGACAACCCCCTATGCCATTGCAAAGGCAGGGGTTATTCTCTTTACCAAATCAATAGCAAAGGAGGTTTTTGATAAGGGGATAACGGTGAATGTGATCTCACCAGGCACAATTGACAAGAGAGAAAAGGAAGGGGATAAGCTGGAGAATATTCCAAAAGACCTCTCTCCTGATAGCCTTGTTAAACCTTCGGAAATTGCTGAAACCATACTTTTTCTCATTTCAGATAAGGCCTCAAAGATAACAGGGGCAAATATTACAGTGAGTGGTAGTTGGAATCTATAAATAGAGGAGTAAGAGGAATGTATAAAAAAGATACCTTTGATAATAGGCTTCGGTTTATTACGATTCCCATGAAAAATACCAGTGCGGTTACTGTCCTCATCTTTGTTGGGGCTGGATCGAGGTATGAAAACAGGAGGACAAGCGGTCTCTCACACTTTTTAGAGCATATGTTTTTTAAGGGAGGGAAGAAGTATCCTGACACAAAGGCGGTTTCAGAGGTCATTGATTCTGTCGGGGGTGATTTTAATGCCTTTACCAGCAAGGAATTTGTCGGATATTACGTGAAGGTTGCTTCAAAGCATATTGACCTGGCAATGGATGTCCTTTCAGATATGTTGATCGAGGCCAAGTTTGAGGCAAACGAGGTGGAGAAGGAGGGGGGGGTAATTATAGAAGAACTCAATATGTATCAGGATATGCCCGTCTACCTTGTTGGAAACGATTATGAGAGGCTTATTTTTGGAGACCAGCCCCTGGGATGGGATGTTATAGGAAGGGTAGAATCTATAAAAGGACTCAAAAGGGAAGATTTCCTGCAATATAAGAAGGACCTTTATACCCCTGATAACATTGTGTTAACGATTGCCGGGGATTTTAAATATGATGAGCTAAAGAAGAAGGTAGAGAGATACTTTAAGTTTAAAGATGGAAAAAAGAGCTATAGTTTTGAGAAGTTTGATAAGGAGAAAATAGGGGGCAGGGTATTTTTGAGGAAAAAGGATACAGAGCAGGTTCATCTCATATTGGGTGTAGAGAGCTATCCCCTAGACCACCCTGATTATGAGACGTTGCAGGCCATTGGTATTATTCTCGGGGGGAATATGAGTTCAAGGCTCTTCTTATCCCTAAGAGAGGATAAGGGTTTAGCTTATTACGTAAAGACCGGAAATACAGAATATCTCGACACTGGAAATATGTCAACCAGTGCTGGAGTGGATATTAACAGGATTGACTTATCAATCAAGCTCATCATGGATGAATATGAGAGGATTAAGAATGAGGGGGTTGATGAAAAGGAGTTAGTAAAGGCCAAAGAGTATTACAAAGGCAAAATGATCCTTCGGTTAGAGGATTCTAAGGACGTTGCACAGCTCATAGGGATTCATGAGCTTTTATTAAACAGGATAGAAACCCCTGAGGAAGCCATGGAAAAAATGGACAGGGTGACGACAAAAGATATCAAGAGGGTCTGTGAAGATATCTTTAAAAAAGAAAACCTAAAACTTGCTTTGATCGGTCCTTATGATGATAGGGAGAGATTTGAAAAGCTCCTTCAAAGTTAATAATATGCTCATCACTTTTTTTATCTCTTTGAGACCAATTGAATCTGAAAAAAATTAGCTTTTTTTTGATATAAATGGAGGAAGGTTTGGAAGAATATGATGCTATAGTGATAATTGCATCGAGTGAAAAGGACTCAAATATCTACTATGCTTCTGGATTTCTCGCTCCTGATCCCTTTATATTCCTTCAACTCCCTGATAAGAGAAAGATTTTGGTAATGAGCGATCTGGAGATAGAGAGGGCAAAGATACAATCTAAGGCAGATGAGATTTTATCTTCAGCTCACTACATCCAAAAAGCCAGAGAGAAGGGAATAGATTATCCGAGTCTTTTAGATGAGCTCCATGAGGTCCTTTTGGAGCTTCATTTGAAGCATTTGCTTGTGCCGGAAAATTTTCCCATTGGCTATGGAGATTTCTTAAGAAAAAAGGGGTATAAAATTAAGTCTAAAAAAGAGCCATTTTTTGAAGAGCGGCTTATCAAGACAGAAAAAGAAATAGAAATAATCGCACAGGTTTTAAAAAATACTGAAGAGGTCTTTGGATTGGTCGTGGAGGAGATAAAAAAAGCCAGAATTAAAGATAATATTTTATATAGAGGAAAAGAACCTCTTAAATCTGAGGATATAAAAAGATTAATCAACGAGGAGCTCATGAAGAAACAGTGCGTTGCCCAGCATACCATTGTTGCCTGCGGTGATGATGCCTGCAATCCTCACAATATGGGCAGAGGTGTGTTAAAGTCGGATGAAGCCATTGTTATCGATATTTTTCCAAGGTCTATTGAAACAGGCTATTTTGCTGATTTTACAAGGACGATTGTTAAAGGAAAGGCATCAAGGAAACTAAAAAAGCTGTATGATACGGTTTTTAAAGCGCAAGAGAGGGCCTTAAAACTTATAAAAGACGGTGCCTTTACAGATAAGATCAATAAAGCTGTCCAGGAGGTCTTTAAAAAAGCGGGGTTTAGGACTGGTGAAATCAATGGAAAGGTTCAGGGTTTTATTCATGGGACAGGTCACGGGGTTGGACTTGATATCCACGAGCTACCCAGAATTGGAAGTATTAGGGATAGACTGAAAGAGGGAAATGTGGTTACTGTGGAACCGGGTCTCTATTATTATGGGATTGGGGGTGTGAGGATCGAAGACCTGGTTGTTGTGAGAAAGGATGGTTGTCAGAATCTAAGTTCTTTTCCTAAGGAGCTCATCATATAGATGAGATTTCTCTTTGAGTTTTAGCTCCTCGCATTTATTATTAACAATAGAGACTTTAAATGAAGAAAATTTTAAAGGAGAGCCTTTTATGGAAAAAACCCTTCAAATCATAAAGACAGCCATGAAAATGGAAGCTGAAGGAGAAGAGTATTATAAGGCTGCTGCTGAAAAGACCAAAGACCCCAAGGGAAAAGCCTTTTTTCTTGTGCTTGCCAAGGATGAAAAGGAACATAAAAAGCTATTTAGCGATATCCATCTCTCTTTAAACGAAGAGAAGAAGTGGATGTCCATTAAAACCCCCCTTACAAAAAGGAGAGTAACACCTTCCTCTATCTTTGATAAAAAAGAAGTAGGAGGGATGAAGGGGGACCCTGATGATATCAAGGCCCTTTTGGTAGCTATTGGGAAGGAGAAGAAAACCATTGATTTTTATAGAAATGCGATGGATGAGATAGAAGACGAGGATGCCAAGAGATTACTTTTAGAATTGATTGATATAGAAGAGGGGCATCTCAATATCCTTAATGGGGAGCTTAATGCTCTCACTGATTCAGGATACTGGTTTGATTTTCCAGAATTTACTGTAGAAGGGATGTAAGAGAAAACATTTAACTTTCTTTGATTTCATTTCCTTATTTCTTTCCTCATTTTCTAAGTTTTTTATTCAAATCATATATTCATCTGTGTTATTATAATTTTTCTTATAAAAGGGAGATATATTCATGTCAAATTTCTTTCTCGCTATTATCTTTGGTTTTGTTGCTGCGCTGGCAAATCTTTTAGGGGGATTGATTGTTTTTAAAAAGGAGTGGAGCCATCTTTTTTTGAGGTATTTTGTGGCATTAGGTGCAGGGTTTATGTTTGCCGCAGTAATCCTGGAGATGATTCCGGAGAGCATTCGACTGACAAAACTTGCCCCCATCCTGATATTACTGGGCTACATAGCGGTTAACTTTATGGAGCATGCCATGTCCCATCATATAGATATTGATGACGCAAAACACGACGGAATCATGTTTCACTCTTCTGTGGGCACATTTGCCTTTGCAGGACTTCTTTTGCACAGTTTTTTTGATGGGGTGGCTATTGGTTCAAGCTTCATCATCAGCACCTCCCTTGGAGTCATTATCTTCATGGCCATGGCTCTCCATAAAATACCAGGGGGCTTTACAGTTGCTTCTATACTCATAGCCTCAGGAAAGAGTAAAGGGAGAGGCTTGGGAGCAGCCGCTGCATTAGGAATCGCGACAATTGTAGGGGTTTTCAGTATTTCGTGGGCTTCTTTTCTGGTAGCATATGGCCTCGCTGTAGCAGCAGGGGTTACGATCCACGTAGCGGCCTCAGACCTCATCCCTGAAATAAACCAGCACAGGGATTTAAAGACATCATCTATGGTATTTTTAGGTATTTTCTTATATTTTATTACCGATCTTTTATTGGAAAAGTTTTTATTATAGATGATTCAATAGAAATAATTTTTCACCTTGACATCTTGTAATATTTATCTATTATTTAACAATGATATAACAGAAAATCCTTATATTTCAAATTGTTAAATTCCTTTCATTTTACTAAATTTTTAGAGGGCTGAGTCATGAAGGCCATTATCTTTTATGAGCATGGCGACATTGATAAGCTCAAATATGAAGATGTGGATACCCCAAGTATATCTCCAAACGAGGTCCTTGTCAGGGTAAAGGCATGTGGTCTTAACCATCTGGATTTACTGATTAGAAGCGGTAATCTGGGATTAGAGATACCTCTTCCCCATATAACCGGTTCAGAGATCGCTGGAGAGGTCGCTCGGGTAGGCTCGGATGTTAAGAATATTAAAGAGGGGGACAGGGTCGTAGTTGATCCGTGGTTTAGGTGCGGGGAGTGTATCAACTGTTTTTCAGGAAGAGACCATTTATGCTCCTCGAGTGATATTATCGGGCTCTTTAGCAATGGAGGTTTTGCAGAGTATGTCAGGGTTTCTTCGAGGAACATTATCCCCTTACCAGAGGGCTTGGACTATAATGATGGTGCTGCCATTACTCTGGCTACCCTTACAGCCTGGCATATGCTTATTAAAAGGGCAAAAGTGAGATTGGGAGAAACCGTTCTTGTTTTGGGAGCAGGGAGTGGTGTGGGAAGTGCGGCTATCCAGATTGCAAAGCTTTGCGGTGCAAATGTGATTGCTGCGGCTGGGTCTGAAGAGAAATTAGAAAAGGCCAAGGAGCTCGGTGCAGCAGAAACGATTAATTATAAAGAGAAAGATTTTTTAAAAGAGGTGATGAGGCTGACCTCAAACAGAGGTGTTGATCTGGTCTTTGAACATATTGGTTCAGATACATGGGAGGGGAGCATGGGGTGTCTAAAAAGAAGAGGAAGGATTGTTACATGCGGAGCCCACAGCGGTGCAACAGTAAATCTCAACCTCTTTCATCTCTTTTTAAACGAGAATACGGTCTTGGGCTCCTATGGAGGAACAAGATCTGAGCTCTTAAGTATCTTGGAGATGGTTAAGAGGGGTGCTCTTAGGCCTGTAATTTATAAGACGTTCCCTCTTAAAGAAACAAAAAAAGCCCAAAAGATCATGGAGGAGAGAAAGCAGTTTGGTAAAATCATCATTAATCCATAGAAAGAAGGTATGATGAAAAACATTATTATCATAGGTTCAGGCCCAGCCGGTCTTACAGCAGCCCTTTATACCTCCAGAGCAATGCTTGAGCCACTGGTTATAAGCGGCCTTGAGCCAGGAGGACAGCTTACAACGACAACTCAGGTTGATAACTATCCCGGCTTTCCAGAAGGAGTCTTAGGCCCTGATCTCATGGAAAATATGAGAAAGCAGGCAGAGCGTTTTGGGACAGAATTTGTAAATGGTGCAGCCACAAAGGTCGATTTATCATCCATGCCATTTAAGTTATGGGTAGAAGATAAGCTTTTTGAAAGCAAATGCTTCATTATTGCCTCAGGCGCCTCTTCAAGGCTTCTTGGTCTTGAGTCAGAAAAGAGATTAATGGGGAAAGGTGTCTCGACATGTGCCACGTGTGATGGTTTTTTCTTTAAAGGTAAGGAGCTGGTTGTTGTAGGAGGAGGGGATTCTGCAATGGAGGAATCTCTCTTTCTGACAAAATTTGCAACCAAGGTTAATGTTGCGCACAGAAGGAACGAACTCAGGGCCTCTAAGATAATGCAGCAAAAGGCTTTTGACAATGAAAAGATTGACTTTATATGGTCCAGTGTGGTGGAGGATATCTTAGGGACGGATGAAGGGGCTGTTAGGGGAGTGAAAATAAAAAATGTTGATACAGGAGAGATTTTCGAAAAGGAGTGTGAGGGGGTATTCATTGCCATAGGCCATATTCCAAATACCCAGTTATTCAAAGGTCAGCTGGAGATGGATGAGAAGGGTTATATTTTTACAAAGAATGGCACAAAGACCAGTGTTCCCGGTGTATTTGTAGCTGGAGATGTTCAGGACCCTAAATACAGGCAGGCAGTGACTGCTGCTGGATCTGGTTGTATGGCTGCTATGGATGCAGAGAAGCATCTTGAAGAATTGCATGCAACCAAAAGCTAGAATATCTTTGGCCTTAAAATTCAAGGAACTCCTTTAATTTTTTAGAAAAGGGAAATCGATTATGGAAAAAAAGAAGGTTATTTGTTGTGTTTGTGGAGAATTGAAGGAGCTAAAGGGTATCATGTGCGAAACATGTGCTGATAGGATAAGGGAAGATGCAAGGGGGGGGAAGCGCAAAGAAAAGAAGGATGCAAAAAAAGAGATAAGGAGAGAGGGGATTCCTCCCAAGGATGATTAGTCCTTTAAATTCTAAGCCATTTACTCTTTCATGTTATTAAAGTTCGCCATCATATTATTGATGTTTCTCATTGTAGGGGCAATCGTTGGAACAATAATCTTGCTCGCCTCTATTTTGGGTCCAAAAAGAATGACTCCTACCAAGGCAAAACCCTTTGAGTGCGGTCACGAACCCATTGTCCAGCCTGAGGGGAGATTCTCCATTAAGTTCTTCATTATTGCCCTCCTTTTTGTCATCTTTGATATAGAGATATTCTATCTTTATCCATGGGCTGTTATCTTTAAAGAGCTAGGCTTTATAGGTTTTGTTGAGATGTTCATCTTTCTCTTTGTCTTGATCGCAGGATTTGTCTATTTATGGAAAAGAGGGGCTTTAGAATGGGAGTAGAGAAGACTTTGGATAAAAACATCATCTTATCGAAGCTTGATAGGGTGCTAGGTTGGGCAAGGAAATATTCTATCTTTCAGTATCCCTTTGTTACGGCATGCTGTGGCATGGAATATATGTCTGTTGCTTGCTCGCACTTTGATATCGATAGATTTGGAGCAGGTTTTCCTCGATTTTCCCCAAGACAGGCCGACCTTTTAATGGTTGTTGGTACGATAAGTCACAAGATAGCTCCTATTCTAAGAACCGTCTATGAACAGATGTGTGAGCCAAAATGGGTGATTGCTTTTGGGGTTTGCACATGTACCGGTGGATTCTATAACAATTATGCTACGGTTCAGGGAATCGATACGATTATTCCTGTAGATGTCTATATCCCAGGTTGTCCCCCAAGGCCAGAGACAGTATTGGATGGACTCATAAAGCTTCAGGAAAAGATTCAGAATCAAAAACAGGAGATTTAAGATTGAAAGAAGAGGGTTCTGTCTTTGAAAAAATAAAAGAGAAATTTCCTGAAGGTTTTATCAGCCGACACTCTTTTCGTGGTGATGATACGTTAATCATTCATAGAGAATATCTCTACAGAATCGCTGAATTTTTAAAAGAGAGTGAAGAGTTTCGATTTAATATCTTAATGGATCTAACAGCTGTTGATTATCTTGGGAGGGGTTATCGATTTGAAGTTGTCTATCATCTCTATTCCATGGATTTTAATAAAAGGGTTAGGTTAAAGGTTCCTCTCCTGGAGAGAGAAGCGGTTGTTGATTCCCTTGTACCCCTTTGGTCGTGCGCTAATTGGTATGAAAGAGAGGTCTGGGATATGTTCGGGATCAGATTTAATGGACACCCTAATCTAAAAAGAATCCTCCTTTATGAAGAGTTTAAGGGTCATCCTCTAAGAAAGGATTACCCCATTGATAAGAGACAGCCCCTCATTGGTCCAGGGAGTAAGGAAGATATAAACAGAAAATGATGAAAAGATTATGGAAACAACAACTAAAGAATTAAAAACCAAGCATATGTTTCTCAATATGGGCCCGGCCCATCCAGCCATGCATGGGATTATAAAGATAGTATTGGAGCTGGACGGCGAGACAGTAATCAATGCTGATATAGATATCGGGTATTTACACAGGTGTTTTGAGAAGCACTGTGAAAATGGAAACTATATGCAGGCTATCCCTTATACGGATAGGTTGAATTATGTTTCACCCCTTATCAATAATGTGGGATATGTCATGGCAGTTGAGAAACTCTTTGGAATTGAGGTTCCAAAGAGATGTCAATATATCAGAGTTATCATGAGTGAGATATCGAGAATTACAGATCACCTGACCTGTATCGGAGCTTCT
It encodes the following:
- a CDS encoding NADH-quinone oxidoreductase subunit C, whose amino-acid sequence is MKEEGSVFEKIKEKFPEGFISRHSFRGDDTLIIHREYLYRIAEFLKESEEFRFNILMDLTAVDYLGRGYRFEVVYHLYSMDFNKRVRLKVPLLEREAVVDSLVPLWSCANWYEREVWDMFGIRFNGHPNLKRILLYEEFKGHPLRKDYPIDKRQPLIGPGSKEDINRK